The Micromonas commoda chromosome 1, complete sequence region GTGCGCTTCTATGATGATGCcctccatctttggcgccgaaAAGTGTATTTATTAGTgagccgctcagcgcgctcgccgtcctcacTGGGCGCCATAAGgaaaaaaaacacgcgcgacccgaaATGTTTGACGCGAAGCACTTGTCGGTATTTGAAAACTATATGTATGGTAATAACCTCAGTGTAACCTCTATTCAATATAATCTTTTATTTATTGAGAAACTAGGTATttaccacgaatcccgaccacTAACCCCTGAGTTAGAAATTAGTGACCGGGTACGGCTGCACGTAGTGTTCGTGTGCTCCGTACattccgccacgagcgccgtgctggcggtcgttggtgacggtcgatccggcgaccctTTGCATGGGCGAGATGATAAgcgcgacgtgtacgagggcgaggtttcGGAGGTGGATTCGGTTTCGGAGCTCGTTCGGCGGGTCGATGGAGTCGTAGATGGCTAGCGTCCGCTCGTTGACGTTGCCcgaggctcggcgggcggtgagtgcggcgacgtctttgAGGAAGTTGAGGAACGGTTTGCCCATCCTTCCGTACGTGTCCATCACGAGCGGGATGAATTCCTTATgcaccgccgtggccgccgccttgtaCTTGTTGTTCTTGTCAGTCTCGCGTCTCATGATGGGGTCGCTGTTGGGGGCCGAGTTGCCTTGGCGGGGTCGTGGTTGGCTCGTGTGGTTGACTGCCGAGTCCACAATATGGGTG contains the following coding sequences:
- a CDS encoding predicted protein, whose protein sequence is METAINRLHAFNHLICVHTSNAGGNQTRTHDKVKFAVQAVCKLGGLITFTEPIGEIPGTTNRNGNTNNLRPDIRVDGLRDTGITILADVSITHIVDSAVNHTSQPRPRQGNSAPNSDPIMRRETDKNNKYKAAATAVHKEFIPLVMDTYGRMGKPFLNFLKDVAALTARRASGNVNERTLAIYDSIDPPNELRNRIHLRNLALVHVALIISPMQRVAGSTVTNDRQHGARGGMYGAHEHYVQPYPVTNF